DNA from Lagenorhynchus albirostris chromosome 15, mLagAlb1.1, whole genome shotgun sequence:
GCTGGCTTCAGGCCTTCATGCACCGAGCGGTGAAGACCTGGCACAGCGCTGAGGGCTCTAGGAAGCCAAGGAAAGGGGGgtcagggcaggcagggctgatGGGGAAGACTGCTTGGGCTTTTGAGGATGGGGAGGACTTGGATGAGCAGATTCCCAGCGAGGAAACTGTGGTCCAGGCGCTAGAGGTAGGAATGCCAGGGCAGATCGGGGATAAACAGGGGGAAGAGGGGCTGAGGAGCAGAGTGGAGACCACAGGAGAGGTGGGCTGCGGTAGGGTCCTGGGGGCTGGATCGAGCAGCCTGCAGTTGACGTAGGAAACATAGGAAACGGAAGAGTCATGAGCTGGAGAGGGGAAACGAAAGGGATCCAGTGAAACTTGCTCTTGGACTTGAGGCCCACGTCCTGCTCTCCGGGCCGCCCTTCCTCCACAGGGCCTAGTGCggttctcctctctctcccccaggtGTCTGTGGGATTGTGACCATCTCCTGGTACGCCTTCCACATCACCCGGGACTTTTTCGACCCCTTGTACCCCGGAACCAAGTGAGTGTGGGAGCCCCACCCACGGGGGTAGTGGGTGGGCCTCTGCCCCACCCTGAGCTAGCACCACCTGCTCATCGTCCTTGTCCCCAGGTACGAGCTGGGCCCCGCCCTCTACCTGGGCTGGAGCGCCTCCCTGCTCGCCATCCTGGGTGGCATCTGCCTCTTCTCCAACTGCTGCGGCTCTCGGAACCAGGACCAAGGCGCCAGGTAAGGGAGGGCGTgccgcgaggggcggggcgcggggcgaGGGCTGCATCTCCCTCTGACCCGGGTTCTCTCCCCTGCCAGCATCCGGCTTCCGTACAAGGCCCCGGCAATGCCCGCCAAAAGCCTCGCTGCCCGCCTGCCCACCTCGGCCTCGGATGAAGAAGGCGACAGCAGCTTTGGCAAGTACGGGAAAAACGCTTACGTGTAGGTGGCCTGGCCTGTGGACCCCATTCCCTTCCCACTGCCCCCAGTGGAGAGGGGTCCCCGTAAACCCGGGGCTGCAGGCGCAGGACCCTGCTCGCGGTAACAAGCTCAGGGCCAAGCCACGCTTCAGGCCCCGCCCCGTGCCCGGAAGCCGCGCCCAGCTCTGACCTCAGGCTCCGCCTTCCCTGTTGGAGCTCCGCCCTGGTCACGCCTCTTTCGTCTGGCCCCCTGGATCCTCTCAGGCCAAGAACAAGCTTCCTGAGAACTCACCTCTGGCCCCTGAGGCTGGACCCCTCTTAACCTTCTGAGTCTGGGTTCTGGGCCGTTAAGGGGGCGGAGGCGTCCCCGAGTGTTTGTGGTCTGTATAAATACTtgcataaataaatttgtattgcgAACTGTTCAGGGGTTGAAGGTGTCATGAGGCAGCTGGCCCAGCAAGGGACCCTGGGTGCCGCCTCAGTTCCTGGACCCCAGGCTGTCACCTGTTCTCCTCTCCATCGCCTTTGGACTGTCCCATCCAGCAGAAGAGGCGAGGAGTGGCAGGTGATTTCTAGACTGTGGCACTGTCACAACTACCGATAAGGGCCATCAAGGAGCAGATAAGGAATATCCAGCTCTAGGAACCGGAATAGCAGAGATACCCTCTGGCCAGACCTTTCTCACAGCTGTACAAGGAGACAGTTGGTCTAGAGCAGAGTTTCTTTACCTGGGCCTGAGAGTGGATATCAGAAACTGACAAGCCCTTTGAAACTGTGTCAAATCAACCAGGCCTGGTGCAAGTACAGTTTTCTGAGGACGGTTCAATAACttccagagggacttccctggtgacgcagttaagaatccgcctgctaatgcaggggacacgggttcaagccacggtccgggaagatcccacatgccgcggagcagctaagcctgtgcgccacaactactaagcctgcgctctacagcccacgagccacaactactgaagcccgcgtgcctagagcccgtgctccacaacaagagaagccaccgcaatgagaagcctgcgcaccacaatgaagagtagcccccactcgccgcaactagagaaagcccgtgcgcagcaacaaagacccaactcagccaaaaataaataaataaataaatttattttaaaaaataataacttccagggcttccctggtggagcagtggttgagagtctgcctgccgatgcaggggacatgggttcgtgccctggtccgggaagatcccacatgccgcggagcggctgggcccgtgagccatggccactgagcctgcatgtccggagcctgtgctccgcagcgggagaggccccagcagtgagaggcccgcgtaccgaaaaaaaccacaaaaaacaaacaaaaaaaaacaataaaataaggcACAAATGaactatctacaaaacagaaacagactcatagacacatGTACCGTTTTCAAcactattttcttctttgctaGAAGCTACAGCAGCAAGACCGGGGCCCTGCCCTCAGAGAACTCACAGGCTGGGAGCAAACAGAAATGCAGACAGCTAGTTACCATGTAATAGGCAAGGTGCTAAGGCTACTCCAGGAATCTTCCAGTTTTTGAGGAACTAGCTATGAGAAACTCAGCAACAAACTGCTTTAGGTCTTGGGCAATGATGTCAACAGCTGAGTACTTACCAGACGCCAGGCACTGGGCTTGGTacagtctcatttaatcctcacaatttcTGGGAGGTGGCTGTAACAGAGTCAAAGAGGCAAAGTGACCTGTCCAAGCTAGTAATAATTGGTAGTACAGTAATTAGTAAGTAGTGGGCCCAAGGGCTGAGACTGAAGACCCAAATGCCTGTTTCCCAGAATCCCTGGCTCTCCAAACTAATCCatgtcaattattattattattaatattttagttagttagttagttgtgccaggtcttagttgcggcaagtgggctccttagttgcagctcatgggctccttagttgcagcacatgggctccttagttgtggcatgcaaactcctagttgtggcatgcatgtgggatctagttccctaaccagggactgaacccaggccccctgcgttgggagtgcagagtcttaaccaccgcaccaccagggaagtccctaatcctTGTCAATTAAATTTAAAGCTCATTGAGGTCTTTAGGTGGGAGCGCCCCAGTCTTCAGCCTTCCAGATCCTAGCATTAACCTCTTCTGCCCCTGCGGGCCCAGGAAGGGTCTGTGCTGCCCTACCACATGACACTGGATCTAGaagcttctagcctctagaagcTTTGGCATAGTGTAGATTCCCCAAAGACCAAGGTGTTTCCCAAGGTGGGGACCAAGTCTCCACTAGTACACAGGAGGTGGCAAAAATTGCTCAAGGTTTCCCTTGAGGAGTTAAGGTTTCAAATGGGGTTCTGGAGatctttcctagagaagttcaATGAATGACTTGGGGACCCAATCAGCATCAGAGCATCAGGAGCCCCTGGGGTCTGGCTCTGTCCTATCAAGGTCAGTGGGGGAAGACTGAGTGTGTCACTGAGTAGACAAATCTTACAGCAAGCAGAACCTCTGTGATTCTTTTTATAGCAACAAAATAGGAAACAAAGTCAGTAAATTTAGGAAATAAACCAAAGAGATTGTGCTGACTCAGTGGAAATCTGACAGGAATTCCGACGCAGGTGATCACAGTGCAGCACAGAAGGTGTTTCTCAGCCCagaaatggccttttttttttttggccatgcctgtggcttgtgggatcttagttccccaaccagggatcgaacccagggccccgGCAGcaaaagcaccgagtcctaaccatgggaccaccagggaattctatTTACTTTCTTGACGATACTTCTCGgtggagagaaaaatagaaaggttAGGATCTAGGAAAGTTTCCCTTCCTGAGAGCAAGATAATTAATCTAGGCCAAGAGTTCGCAGCCAGCAGACTGAATTCCTGATGTCCCAGTTACTATTGCTGTATAACCAACCATCCCAAGGCTCAAAGGCATAAACCATTTTATTATACACAGAGATTCTGCAAGTCAGGAATTTAGACAGGACACAGCAGAGACAGCCAGTGTCTGCTCCACGATGTTGAGGACATGGCTAGGAAGACTCAAATGGTTGAGGGTAACTTGATGTCTGGGGGTTGGAATCATCAGGAAGCATCTTCACTCCTATGATGGAAGCCTGGGCTGGGATGGCTTGAAGGCTTGGCTCAGCCGGACCCGTCAATGGGAGGACCTGCACGTGGCCTCTGGGTGtagcctgggcttcctcacagcatggcagcttcAGGATGGTTGTATTTCTTACATGGTAGCCGCAGGCTCCCAAAGCAAGTGTCCTGGGGACAAGGCAGAAGCTGCACTGCCTTCTACCACCTTGCCTTGAGTGTCATGTGATCGCTCTTCTACCATTTTCTACTGGTCCAAGCACTCATAAGCCTGCCCAGATCCCAGGGGAAGGGGACCAAGCACCACCTTTTGATGAAAGGATAGTAAAAAATTTTACAGCCATTTTTCAAAACCACCACACTGAGGACTGTCTCTAAACCCTGTCCTCACCACCACTGAACACGAAGATGTCACCAACACCACTTGCCCAACCAAGTCTccagaggaagggcaggaagCTCCTCAGGAAGACACTGGGAATATTTGGGCCAACCCCAAGGAAGTCCCCAGTAGTGGGGAGAAGAGCCTAAGACGTTCCTTAACGCCAACTTGGCTGGATCTCATTAATATCTTACTGAAGTAATTTGTGCAACAAATATTTCCTAAGCACCTGGTTGGCTATGTTGCAACAGGGTACGGGGCCTTAAGACAGCAACTCCAAGGCACTTAAGAGCTCACAGCTTGCAATCCACTTAGAGAAGGTGTGGGTGTAAGAAGCTCTAATAGCACAGAAGTTACAGCACCTAGGGCCACCGAGAACAGGGGCCTCTATACCATGAACTTCCTGACACTTCCCAGAAACTTCTGGGTTCTCTCTGCTGCTAATAATTTCACACACCACAGCCCCTGGTAAGAGGGGCTTCCTAAGGACAAGTGCTGCCTCAGACAGGCAGCACCAAGAATGAGGTCCCAGTCTCTCCCATCTGGTTAAGAACCAGAGGACAAAGACAGTGCTGGTGCCTTCTGTGGCGCCTTCTatacccccatccccacccctcccctcactcCACTTCCCCATAACCAGTCCTGGGAGCCAGCAGTACTCAAAAGATACCCGGAGGAACtatagaaacaaaatttaaaaaaaaaacaaaaacaactaaatcaaTAACCCAAATAGTGACATAAAGcagccaaggggcttccctggtggcgcagtggttgagagtccgcctgccaatgcaggggacacaggttcaatccctggtccgggaagatcccacatgctgcagagcaactaagcccgtgcgccacaactactgagcctgcgctctagagcccgtgctctgcaataagagaagccaccgcaacgaagaataacccctgctcactgcaactagagaaagccggtgcacagcaatgaagacccaacgcggccataaataaataaataaataaatttatacatataaagaaaagaaagaagcagccAAGAAATGCAAAGACCTGGGGGTGGCAGGAGAATGGGACAAAATCTTTCACGGTCAGGGACCATGAGGGGCAGACAGCGGGAGTAGGAAAAGACACAGAGCAGTGAGTTCGAGAGACAGGAGACCCATCAGCCTCACCCCCAAAACCCCACAGGACCACACAGGCAGGCTGCTCCTCGCACAAGACCTTTTATTACAACAGCGCTCTGAGGGCTCGGCCCACTGCCCTGCCACAGTCCCTGGGAGCAAGACTGGTCTTCCCTAGAGGACAGGACACGAGCTTCGTTGGGCTCCTCTCTTGGTCCAGGGGGAGCGCCTTTCCTTTCGGTGATGCCCTCTCCGAGGCCAGGTGATGCAAGGCCTTCCTCTCTGTGGACGCCTAGGGTCATACAGTCCACTTCAGGCACCTGCAAGGCAGAGGAGGCCCAGGATGAGCAGAGGGTCCAGGAggctgtggggggaggagggggagggtgtgGACCCGGGGGAGGCCCCTCTCACCTGGTCTCCTGGTGGGTGCCCAGGCAGCGCACAGTACAGTACCGGGCGCCGCAGCTGACACAGgtgtagggggaggggaagccacAGACAGCACAGAAGGGGCGCTGGGGCCGGGATGGGGGTCCTGCACAGGCCGTCAGGTAGTTGGGGCCCTCAGCCACACTCAGGTTCTGCAGAGACAAGGGGGCTGGCCCTGTGACCCCTCTGTCCCCTTGCAGGAACACCTGCTGGGGCCAAGATGTCTGCAGGTGCATCCCTGCCCTGTGGGGTCCTCCCCAGCCAGCTCCTCTCACCTGCTCCTCCAGCAAGGCCTGAAAGTTTTTTCGGAAGCGAAGTTTAAAATGATCACCtcgagttttcttctttttctttcctagagGTCAAGAGCAATGAGTTACTTGGCACGTGCCAAGGAAGACACTGGTTCTTTGCTTCACCGTTCCGATCCCCCATGTCCATTCATTGCCCAGGTGCCCACCTGGGTTCTAAGCCGGCCTCTCTCTAccacccttccctgccccccacttcTCCAAGCCAAGCCTTCCTCCATCTCCACCCTCCCTATATCTAGAGCTCATTTGTGTCCGAGCTCAAGGGATCTCAGAGCTCATCGGCTCCCGCTTCTTCATTCTATTGATACatacaggaaaggaaactgaagcacagaaagggaGAGCAGCTGGCTCAAAGGAGCCAGAGGAGCTCCTGGATCACCCATCCCCCAGCCTGATGTCCTTACAAACCCTGACCGGGGCAGGCTCTTCCCTCCTCCTGCAGCCTTGTCTCCTGGCACCTGGCCCCTGCTTCCTCCTCCACCCGACTCACCAGTGTCTGCATCATCATCAAACTGAGGCAGCCGCTTGCCGAGCTGGGGGAGCCCTGCGTGGGGGTCGTCCTGGAAGTTGTCATTCTCCAAGGCCTCGAGCTGCCTGTTGATGCGGCGTTGCCGGGCCGCCCGGTCCAGCACCCGCCGCTGTCCAGGGTCCTGGGAGCGAACTAGATGGGATGGGGCCAGAAGAGTTATGGggtcagagaagagagaagctgGGGCGGCCTTGGCTCTGGGCCCTGTGTGGAAGACT
Protein-coding regions in this window:
- the ZNHIT1 gene encoding zinc finger HIT domain-containing protein 1 encodes the protein MVEKKTSVRSQDPGQRRVLDRAARQRRINRQLEALENDNFQDDPHAGLPQLGKRLPQFDDDADTGKKKKKTRGDHFKLRFRKNFQALLEEQNLSVAEGPNYLTACAGPPSRPQRPFCAVCGFPSPYTCVSCGARYCTVRCLGTHQETRCLKWTV